One segment of Streptomyces sp. XD-27 DNA contains the following:
- the nagA gene encoding N-acetylglucosamine-6-phosphate deacetylase, producing MVRRTVLAGARVVLPTGVVDDGQVTVEGRRITAAGPMPGADGTPVDDGGGSARASAGGNGGPAGASGIAAGRSGGAAVLDLSGHWIVPGFVDMHVHGGGGASFSAGTAEEALTVARTHRAHGTTTMVASTVTGDLDDLARQAGALSELVEEGELAGIHFEGPFISPHRCGAHQPSLLRDPDPADVRKLVDAARGTARMMTLAPELPGGLDSVRLLTDHGVVAAVGHTDSTYDATLEAIEAGATVATHLFNAMPSLLHRAPGPIAALLEDERVTVELINDGTHLHPAVLGLAFRRAGADRVAFITDAMGAAGMSDGRYPLGPMTVEVRDGVARISDGPTAGSIAGSTLTLDHAFQRAVTLDGLTVEQAVRALSATPARVLGVDERVGSLEPGKDADLVVLNDAFEVVGVMRHGTWLVGPPVR from the coding sequence ATGGTGCGACGAACGGTTCTCGCGGGTGCCCGGGTGGTGCTGCCGACCGGCGTGGTCGACGACGGACAGGTCACGGTCGAGGGGCGGCGCATCACCGCCGCCGGGCCGATGCCCGGAGCCGACGGCACGCCGGTCGACGACGGCGGCGGGTCTGCCCGTGCGAGCGCGGGCGGAAACGGGGGCCCCGCGGGCGCGAGCGGTATCGCCGCGGGCCGAAGCGGGGGGGCAGCCGTCCTCGACCTCTCCGGCCACTGGATCGTCCCCGGCTTCGTCGACATGCACGTCCACGGCGGCGGCGGCGCGTCCTTCTCCGCCGGGACCGCCGAGGAGGCGCTCACCGTCGCCCGTACCCACCGGGCCCACGGCACCACCACCATGGTTGCCTCCACCGTCACCGGCGACCTGGACGACCTCGCCCGCCAGGCCGGTGCGCTGTCCGAGCTGGTCGAGGAGGGCGAGCTGGCCGGAATCCACTTCGAGGGGCCGTTCATCTCGCCGCACCGCTGCGGGGCGCACCAGCCGTCGCTGCTGCGGGACCCGGACCCCGCCGACGTACGGAAGCTGGTCGACGCGGCGCGCGGTACCGCGCGGATGATGACGCTCGCGCCCGAGCTCCCCGGCGGTCTCGACTCCGTACGCCTGCTCACCGACCACGGCGTCGTCGCCGCCGTCGGCCACACCGACTCCACGTACGACGCCACCCTGGAGGCGATCGAGGCGGGGGCCACCGTGGCCACCCACCTGTTCAACGCGATGCCCTCGCTGCTGCACCGCGCGCCCGGCCCCATCGCGGCCCTGCTGGAGGACGAGCGGGTCACCGTCGAGCTGATCAACGACGGGACGCATCTGCACCCGGCCGTGCTGGGCCTGGCGTTCCGGCGCGCGGGCGCGGACCGGGTCGCGTTCATCACCGACGCGATGGGCGCGGCCGGGATGAGCGACGGGCGGTACCCGCTCGGCCCCATGACGGTCGAGGTCAGGGACGGGGTCGCGCGGATCAGCGACGGGCCCACGGCGGGCTCGATCGCCGGGTCCACCCTCACCCTGGACCACGCCTTCCAACGGGCCGTCACGCTCGACGGCCTGACGGTGGAGCAGGCCGTACGCGCGCTGTCCGCGACGCCCGCGCGGGTCCTGGGGGTGGACGAGCGCGTGGGCTCCCTGGAGCCGGGCAAGGACGCGGACCTCGTCGTCCTGAACGACGCCTTCGAGGTGGTGGGCGTCATGCGGCACGGCACCTGGCTGGTCGGGCCGCCCGTGCGCTGA
- a CDS encoding 1-phosphofructokinase family hexose kinase: protein MILTVTLNAALDITYRVPRLRPRASHRVTEVVERPGGKGLNVARVLAALGHDTVVTGFAGGPTGAALREGLAAYGRVTDPAHGRVTDALVGVVGTTRRTVGVVDDASGDTTQLNEPGPLVTTPEWTAFTGTYARLLRDAAAVALCGSLPPGVPVGTYAQLVREARAAGVPVLLDTSGEALRRGIAARPDVVKPNADELAGLTGFAEPLRATRDARRRGAHAVAASLGADGMLAVTADGAWRATPPRRLAGNPTGAGDSAVAGLLSGLVEGLPWPDRLARAVALSAATVRAPAAGEFDRATYAELLPRIEVSEIRSAA from the coding sequence GTGATCCTCACGGTCACGCTCAACGCCGCCCTCGACATCACGTACCGCGTGCCCCGGCTCCGGCCGCGCGCCTCCCACCGCGTCACCGAGGTCGTCGAACGGCCCGGCGGCAAGGGCCTCAACGTCGCGCGCGTACTGGCCGCGCTCGGCCACGACACCGTCGTCACCGGGTTCGCCGGGGGCCCGACGGGCGCCGCGCTGCGCGAGGGTCTCGCCGCCTACGGACGCGTCACCGATCCGGCGCACGGACGCGTCACCGACGCGCTGGTGGGCGTGGTCGGTACCACCCGGCGCACCGTGGGGGTCGTGGACGACGCGTCCGGCGACACCACCCAGCTCAACGAGCCGGGCCCGCTGGTCACCACACCTGAGTGGACGGCCTTCACCGGCACGTACGCCAGGTTGCTGCGCGACGCGGCCGCGGTGGCGCTGTGCGGCAGTCTGCCGCCGGGGGTGCCGGTCGGGACGTACGCCCAACTGGTCCGGGAGGCGCGCGCGGCGGGCGTGCCGGTGCTGCTGGACACCAGCGGGGAGGCGCTGCGCCGGGGCATAGCCGCCCGCCCCGACGTCGTGAAGCCCAACGCCGACGAACTGGCGGGGCTCACCGGCTTCGCCGAGCCGCTGCGCGCCACCCGGGACGCCCGGCGGCGGGGCGCGCATGCGGTGGCCGCGTCGCTCGGCGCGGACGGCATGCTCGCGGTGACGGCGGACGGCGCGTGGCGCGCGACGCCGCCCCGCAGGCTCGCCGGCAATCCGACGGGCGCGGGCGACTCGGCGGTCGCCGGCCTGCTGTCCGGGCTGGTCGAGGGCCTGCCCTGGCCGGACCGGCTGGCGCGCGCGGTGGCCCTCTCGGCGGCGACCGTACGGGCCCCCGCGGCGGGCGAGTTCGACCGCGCGACGTACGCGGAACTGCTCCCCCGGATCGAGGTCAGCGAGATACGGTCGGCGGCGTAA
- a CDS encoding class II fructose-bisphosphate aldolase has protein sequence MPLVTTGELVRAARAAGHGVAAFNVITLEHAEAIAAGAEAAGLPALLQVSENAVKFHGGRLGPLAAAMAAVARSSRAPLALHLDHVEDGELLRAAHPAGFGSVMFDASKLPYAENVKATAEAVRWGHERGIWVEAELGRVGGKDGEPPLDAHAPGVRTDPAEAAAYVADTGVDALAVAVGSTHAMTERTAALDQALIGRLREAVPVPLVLHGSSGVPDGEIRRAVAAGMVKINVGTALNTAFTGAVRGYLTDRPAAVDPRKYLAPARDAMARTVAHFLGLVAAPATS, from the coding sequence ATGCCGCTCGTCACCACCGGGGAGCTGGTCCGCGCGGCGCGCGCGGCAGGTCACGGGGTCGCCGCGTTCAACGTCATCACCCTGGAGCACGCCGAGGCCATCGCGGCCGGGGCGGAGGCCGCCGGGCTGCCCGCGCTCCTCCAAGTGTCCGAGAACGCCGTGAAGTTCCACGGCGGGCGCCTCGGCCCGCTCGCGGCCGCCATGGCCGCCGTCGCCCGCTCCTCGCGCGCCCCGCTCGCGCTGCACCTCGACCACGTCGAGGACGGCGAGCTGCTGCGGGCCGCGCACCCGGCAGGCTTCGGCTCGGTGATGTTCGACGCGTCGAAGCTGCCGTACGCCGAGAACGTGAAGGCGACGGCGGAGGCGGTGCGTTGGGGGCACGAGCGCGGGATCTGGGTGGAGGCCGAGCTGGGGAGAGTGGGTGGCAAGGACGGTGAGCCCCCGCTGGACGCGCACGCGCCCGGTGTCCGGACCGATCCGGCGGAGGCGGCCGCGTACGTCGCCGACACCGGCGTGGACGCGCTCGCCGTCGCCGTGGGAAGCACCCACGCCATGACCGAGCGCACGGCGGCACTCGACCAGGCTCTGATCGGCCGGCTCCGGGAGGCCGTGCCCGTGCCGCTGGTACTGCACGGCTCGTCCGGCGTCCCGGACGGGGAGATCCGGCGGGCCGTCGCCGCCGGCATGGTGAAGATCAACGTGGGGACGGCCCTGAACACGGCCTTCACCGGCGCGGTGCGGGGCTACCTGACGGACCGCCCGGCGGCGGTGGATCCCCGGAAGTACCTGGCCCCGGCCCGGGACGCGATGGCCCGGACCGTGGCGCACTTCCTGGGGCTGGTTGCGGCCCCGGCTACTTCTTGA
- a CDS encoding carbohydrate-binding protein — MVAGIGVALLTNSSEKKKDEADGGNDRPTAGSSVKPSEEPKPDPAKPKPLPTQDASGLTLAGGTAPANTIKGAKAKDGTYVAGINAPGASATWSVNVEKAGSYKLYVGYGVPGEDQSLSLTVNGTKAGQPINMENFAKGPKGDWEKGWTYTYSVVQLNAGTNTVKISCEAGDKCAVNLDQVWLKK, encoded by the coding sequence GTGGTGGCGGGCATAGGGGTCGCGCTGCTCACCAACAGCAGCGAGAAGAAGAAGGACGAGGCCGACGGCGGCAACGACCGCCCGACCGCGGGTTCGAGCGTCAAGCCGAGCGAGGAGCCGAAGCCCGACCCGGCGAAGCCCAAGCCGCTGCCGACCCAGGACGCCTCCGGGCTCACGCTGGCCGGCGGCACGGCGCCCGCGAACACCATCAAGGGCGCCAAGGCGAAGGACGGCACGTACGTCGCGGGCATCAACGCCCCTGGCGCGTCGGCCACCTGGAGCGTCAACGTCGAGAAGGCGGGCTCGTACAAGCTGTACGTGGGCTACGGCGTCCCCGGCGAGGACCAGAGCCTCTCGCTCACGGTCAACGGGACGAAGGCCGGCCAGCCGATCAACATGGAGAACTTCGCCAAGGGGCCCAAGGGCGACTGGGAGAAGGGCTGGACGTACACCTACTCCGTAGTCCAGCTCAACGCGGGCACCAACACCGTGAAGATCTCCTGCGAGGCGGGCGACAAGTGCGCGGTCAACCTCGACCAGGTCTGGCTCAAGAAGTAG